Proteins from one Desmodus rotundus isolate HL8 chromosome 9, HLdesRot8A.1, whole genome shotgun sequence genomic window:
- the CBR4 gene encoding 3-oxoacyl-[acyl-carrier-protein] reductase isoform X2 has protein sequence MNKVCAVFGGSRGIGRAVAQLMAQKGYRLAIIARNLEVAKATASDLGGDHLAFRCDVAKEHDVQNTFEEIEKNLGPVNFLVNTAGINRDSLLVRTKTEDMLSQLHTNLLGSMLTCKAAVKTMIQQQRGSIVNVGSIIGLKGNAGQCVYSASKGGLVGFSRALAKEVARKKIRVNVVAPGPSASVGPGHVLTGLPWPPYQAVHCPQGGGKSDARLFRLHKPQCFFY, from the exons ATGAACAAAGTCTGTGCTGTATTTGGAGGCTCCCGGGGCATTGGCAGGGCAGTGGCCCAGTTAATGGCCCAGAAAGGCTACCGACTGGCCATCATCGCCAGAAATCTGGAAGTGGCCAAAGCCACCGCCAGTGACCTCGGCG GTGATCATTTGGCATTTAGATGTGATGTTGCCAAAGAACATGACGTTCAAAATACGTTTGAAGAGATAGAGAAAAATTTAGGTCCGGTTAATTTCCTGGTAAATACAGCTGGAATTAACAG GGATAGCCTTTTAGTAAGAACTAAAACTGAAGATATGCTATCTCAGCTTCACACTAACCTTTTGGGGTCCATGCTGACCTGTAAAGCTGCCGTGAAAACGATGATTCAACAACAGAGAGGGTCTATTGTTAACGTAG gaAGTATTATCGGTCTAAAAGGCAATGCTGGCCAGTGTGTGTACAGTGCCAGTAAAGGGGGATTGGTGGGATTTTCCAGAGCTCTCGCTAAAGAAGTGGCACGAAAGAAAATTAGAGTGAATGTAGTTGCACCAG GTCCGTCAGCATCAGTGGGGCCTGGCCACGTCCTGACTGGACTTCCCTGGCCGCCTTACCAGGCTGTGCACTGTCCTCAAGGAGGAGGCAAGAGTGATGCTAGGCTGTTTCGTTTGCATAAACCACAATGCTTTTTTTACTGA
- the CBR4 gene encoding 3-oxoacyl-[acyl-carrier-protein] reductase isoform X6 — translation MNKVCAVFGGSRGIGRAVAQLMAQKGYRLAIIARNLEVAKATASDLGGDHLAFRCDVAKEHDVQNTFEEIEKNLGPVNFLVNTAGINRDSLLVRTKTEDMLSQLHTNLLGSMLTCKAAVKTMIQQQRGSIVNVGSIIGLKGNAGQCVYSASKGGLVGFSRALAKEVARKKIRVNVVAPELIQE, via the exons ATGAACAAAGTCTGTGCTGTATTTGGAGGCTCCCGGGGCATTGGCAGGGCAGTGGCCCAGTTAATGGCCCAGAAAGGCTACCGACTGGCCATCATCGCCAGAAATCTGGAAGTGGCCAAAGCCACCGCCAGTGACCTCGGCG GTGATCATTTGGCATTTAGATGTGATGTTGCCAAAGAACATGACGTTCAAAATACGTTTGAAGAGATAGAGAAAAATTTAGGTCCGGTTAATTTCCTGGTAAATACAGCTGGAATTAACAG GGATAGCCTTTTAGTAAGAACTAAAACTGAAGATATGCTATCTCAGCTTCACACTAACCTTTTGGGGTCCATGCTGACCTGTAAAGCTGCCGTGAAAACGATGATTCAACAACAGAGAGGGTCTATTGTTAACGTAG gaAGTATTATCGGTCTAAAAGGCAATGCTGGCCAGTGTGTGTACAGTGCCAGTAAAGGGGGATTGGTGGGATTTTCCAGAGCTCTCGCTAAAGAAGTGGCACGAAAGAAAATTAGAGTGAATGTAGTTGCACCAG
- the CBR4 gene encoding 3-oxoacyl-[acyl-carrier-protein] reductase isoform X5, whose translation MNKVCAVFGGSRGIGRAVAQLMAQKGYRLAIIARNLEVAKATASDLGGDHLAFRCDVAKEHDVQNTFEEIEKNLGPVNFLVNTAGINRDSLLVRTKTEDMLSQLHTNLLGSMLTCKAAVKTMIQQQRGSIVNVGSIIGLKGNAGQCVYSASKGGLVGFSRALAKEVARKKIRVNVVAPVVSRLPMERRSWD comes from the exons ATGAACAAAGTCTGTGCTGTATTTGGAGGCTCCCGGGGCATTGGCAGGGCAGTGGCCCAGTTAATGGCCCAGAAAGGCTACCGACTGGCCATCATCGCCAGAAATCTGGAAGTGGCCAAAGCCACCGCCAGTGACCTCGGCG GTGATCATTTGGCATTTAGATGTGATGTTGCCAAAGAACATGACGTTCAAAATACGTTTGAAGAGATAGAGAAAAATTTAGGTCCGGTTAATTTCCTGGTAAATACAGCTGGAATTAACAG GGATAGCCTTTTAGTAAGAACTAAAACTGAAGATATGCTATCTCAGCTTCACACTAACCTTTTGGGGTCCATGCTGACCTGTAAAGCTGCCGTGAAAACGATGATTCAACAACAGAGAGGGTCTATTGTTAACGTAG gaAGTATTATCGGTCTAAAAGGCAATGCTGGCCAGTGTGTGTACAGTGCCAGTAAAGGGGGATTGGTGGGATTTTCCAGAGCTCTCGCTAAAGAAGTGGCACGAAAGAAAATTAGAGTGAATGTAGTTGCACCAG